TATCGAATAATCCATAAACTTTATCAATGACCCCTTCGCTTCCCGCGAAGGGGTTTGCACTTTTACAGTGCAGTGCTTTTCCTTTTTTCCTGCCTAAAGTTTCCTCTACGTTATTATCGCGTCACAAAATTGTTAATAACCGATTGTTTTACGTCCACGTTCTGCGCTAAAAAAGAGCAAAATCCGCCACGCCATTTTTATGCACCAAAACCGAGCACCACAATAGTGCAAAGCGGTATCACTGCTACACTTATTGTGCAACCGGTTAAAGTTGCGCCTTTACAAAACAATGGGTTGTAAACCTGGCATGATTTTTTCATACTGCGTTCATTCTCGCAGGGGATCGCTCCCCGGATACAAAAGGAAAAACTATGAAGTCTGTACTGAAATTTTCCCTGGCTGCACTCGCTCTCGCCTTTGCTGTTTCCTCTCAGGCTGCTGATAAAAAACTGGTGGTTGCCACCGACACCGCATTCGTTCCTTTCGAGTTTAAACAAGGCGACAAATACGTTGGTTTCGACGTGGATCTGTGGGCCGCTATCGCGAAAGAGCTGAAACTGGATTATGAACTGAAACCGATGGATTTCAGCGGCATCATCCCGGCGCTGCAAACCAAAAACGTCGACCTGGCGCTGGCGGGCATTACGATTACCGAAGAGCGTAAGAAAGCGATCGAGTTCTCTGACGGCTATTACAAAAGCGGTCTGCTGGTGATGGTGAAAGCCAACAACAACGACGTGAAAAGCGTGAAAGATCTGGATGGCAAAGTGGTGGCAGTGAAGAGCGGCACCGGTTCTGTTGATTATGCGAAAGCAAACATCAAAACCAAAGATCTGCGTCAGTTCCCGAACATCGACAATGCTTACATGGAACTGGGCACTGGCCGCGCAGATGCTGTTCTGCACGACACGCCGAACATTCTTTATTTCATTAAAACTGCCGGTAACGGTCAGTTCAAAGCCGTCGGTGAGTCCCTGGAAGCGCAGCAGTATGGTATCGCCTTCCCGAAAGGCAGCGACGACCTGCGTGAAAAAGTGAACGGCGCGCTGAAAACCCTGCGCGAAAACGGCACCTACAACGAAATCTACAAAAAATGGTTCGGTTCTGAGCCTAAATAATTATTAAAAAATAAAGTGTTACTCCTCAGGGGCGATCTTCGCCCCTGATACATTTGTTACAACCACGGTATACAGGAACACATCATGCAGTTTGACTGGAGCGCCATTTGGCCTGCCATTCCGCTTCTGATCGAAGGCGCGAAGATGACGCTGTTGATCTCGGTCCTCGGCCTCATTGGCGGATTGATCATTGGTCTGGCAGCGGGTTTCGCACGCACTTTCGGCGGCTGGATTTCCAACCACATCGCACTGGTATTTATTGAAGTTATTCGCGGTACGCCTATCGTCGTACAGGTCATGTTTATTTACTTTGCCCTGCCGATGGCGTTTAACGATCTGCGCATCGATCCGTTCTCGGCCGCCGTCGTTACCATCATGATTAACTCCGGTGCCTATATTGCGGAAATCACCCGTGGTGCGGTGCTTTCTATTCATAAAGGCTTCCGGGAAGCGGGCCTCGCGCTGGGCCTGTCGCGTGGCGAAACCATTCGCCATGTGATCCTGCCGTTAGCGCTGCGCCGTATGCTGCCGCCGCTGGGTAACCAGTGGATCATCAGTATCAAAGATACTTCGCTGTTTATTGTTATCGGCGTCGCCGAACTGACCCGCCAGGGCCAGGAAATCATTGCCGGCAACTTCCGCGCGCTGGAGATCTGGAGCGCCGTTGCGGTTGTCTATCTGATCATTACCCTGGTGCTGAGCTTCATTCTGCGTCGTCTTGAAAGAAGGATGAAAATCCTGTGATTGAATTTAAAAACGTCTCCAAGCACTTTGGTCAAACCCAGGTGCTGCACAACATTGATCTGAATATCACTGAAGGTGAAGTAGTGGTTATTATCGGGCCGTCCGGCTCGGGTAAATCGACACTGCTGCGCTGTATTAACAAGCTGGAAGAGATCACCAGCGGCGATCTGATTGTTGATGGCCTGAAAGTCAACGATCCGAAAGTGGATGAGCGCCTGATCCGCCAGGAAGCCGGCATGGTTTTCCAGCAGTTCTATCTGTTCCCGCATCTGACGGCGCTGGAAAACGTCATGTTTGGCCCGCTGCGCGTGCGCGGGACCAATAAAGCCGATGCTGAAAAGCTGGCAAGAGATCTGCTGGCGAAGGTCGGGCTGGCTGAACGTGCGCATCACTATCCGTCTGAGCTTTCCGGCGGTCAGCAGCAGCGCGTCGCGATTGCCCGCGCGCTGGCGGTAAAACCGAAGATGATGCTATTCGATGAGCCAACCTCCGCGCTCGATCCGGAGCTGCGCCACGAAGTGCTGAAAGTAATGCAGGATCTGGCTGAAGAAGGCATGACCATGGTGATCGTTACCCATGAAATCGGCTTCGCCGAAAAAGTGGCGTCGCGCCTGATTTTCATCGACAAAGGCCGCATTGCCGAAGACGGCAATCCGCAACAGTTGATCGAAAATCCCCCCAGCCCGCGCTTACAGGAATTTTTACAACACGTTTCCTGATGTGCTTGTGCCCCTCCGCCTGGAGGGGCGTTTCCCCCGGATTGTTCTCATTTCCTACCCTGCTCCGCCCGGCATCTATACTTATCATTTTGCTGGACTTTCTCACCGGAGGAGCCTATGCCGTGGATATTGCTATTCCTCACTCTGCTGTGCGCGCCGCTTCAGGCCGCGACGATACCCGGCATCACAGCAACCGCAGCCAACAGCGCATCATCTACCCAAAGCAGTGAACCCAGCGTCGAACAAAAAAAAGCGGCCTATGCGGCGCTGGCAGACGTGCTGGAAAACGATAATTCACGCAAGGAGCTGATTGATCAGTTGCGGAAAGTCGCCACCACGCCGCCGCAGGAGCCGGTTCCGGAGATCACGCCGCCGGAAGTCAAAGAGCAGAAAACGGTGCTGGAGAATGTCACCGAAGTCAGCGGCTACTACGGCGAAGCGCTGGCCTCCCGCTTTGCCCAACTCTACCGCAATATCACCGGCTCGCCGCATAAGGCCTTCAACCCGCAAACCTTCACGAATGCCGCCAGCCACTTTTTACTACTCGCGGTACTGGTTTTTGCTTTCTGGATACTGGTGCGTCAGTGCGTGATGCCGCTCTACCGCCGGATGGGCAAATGGGGAAGGCGCAAAAACCGCGAACGCCGAAACTGGTTGCAGTTGCCCGCCATGATAATTGGCGC
The Kosakonia oryzae genome window above contains:
- the glnH gene encoding glutamine ABC transporter substrate-binding protein GlnH, with amino-acid sequence MKSVLKFSLAALALAFAVSSQAADKKLVVATDTAFVPFEFKQGDKYVGFDVDLWAAIAKELKLDYELKPMDFSGIIPALQTKNVDLALAGITITEERKKAIEFSDGYYKSGLLVMVKANNNDVKSVKDLDGKVVAVKSGTGSVDYAKANIKTKDLRQFPNIDNAYMELGTGRADAVLHDTPNILYFIKTAGNGQFKAVGESLEAQQYGIAFPKGSDDLREKVNGALKTLRENGTYNEIYKKWFGSEPK
- the glnP gene encoding glutamine ABC transporter permease GlnP, which encodes MQFDWSAIWPAIPLLIEGAKMTLLISVLGLIGGLIIGLAAGFARTFGGWISNHIALVFIEVIRGTPIVVQVMFIYFALPMAFNDLRIDPFSAAVVTIMINSGAYIAEITRGAVLSIHKGFREAGLALGLSRGETIRHVILPLALRRMLPPLGNQWIISIKDTSLFIVIGVAELTRQGQEIIAGNFRALEIWSAVAVVYLIITLVLSFILRRLERRMKIL
- the glnQ gene encoding glutamine ABC transporter ATP-binding protein GlnQ: MIEFKNVSKHFGQTQVLHNIDLNITEGEVVVIIGPSGSGKSTLLRCINKLEEITSGDLIVDGLKVNDPKVDERLIRQEAGMVFQQFYLFPHLTALENVMFGPLRVRGTNKADAEKLARDLLAKVGLAERAHHYPSELSGGQQQRVAIARALAVKPKMMLFDEPTSALDPELRHEVLKVMQDLAEEGMTMVIVTHEIGFAEKVASRLIFIDKGRIAEDGNPQQLIENPPSPRLQEFLQHVS